DNA from Helcococcus ovis:
GATAGTGGAAGTATAGAAATTTTTGGAGAGAAAATAGGAAAAGATGTATCCTTTCCTAGTAGTATTGGGATTGTAATAGATTCAAATGGATTTTGGGAAGATTTAACAGGTTTTGAAAATTTGAAAAAATTGTCATATATAAAAAAAATTTCTACAGAACAAGATATTATAAATTCGTTAGAAAAAGTAGGTCTTAGTTATAAAGATAATAGAATATATAAAAAGTATTCTCTAGGAATGAAACAAAGACTTTCAATAGCTCAGGCTATTTTTGAAAATCCGAGACTTTTAATTTTTGATGAACCTACAAATGCCTTAGATGAAGACGGCATACAACTATTTTATAAAATATTACAAGATTTTAAGAAAAATGGTGCTATAATATTGATTGCTTCTCATAATAAAAGTGATATAGAAATATTTTCAG
Protein-coding regions in this window:
- a CDS encoding ABC transporter ATP-binding protein, producing MNDLVIKNLNKNIKGVNILNDINLSLDAGNIYGFVGVNGSGKTMLFRAISGLIKVDSGSIEIFGEKIGKDVSFPSSIGIVIDSNGFWEDLTGFENLKKLSYIKKISTEQDIINSLEKVGLSYKDNRIYKKYSLGMKQRLSIAQAIFENPRLLIFDEPTNALDEDGIQLFYKILQDFKKNGAIILIASHNKSDIEIFSDRIFRLNDGKISEVK